tttatgtagtaatttgtattttatttaaaaaacggaataaaaattcagtaccttgacagttcctattggttcctgatattataattctcgattcaaatcacgttattttatcaaaatccataACGTTACGGTGCAGCTGATAAAActaaaccggaactaaacattgttatttgttttgaaacgttatgaagtctttcctgtttacggacgttggtttccagcgctttgtttaaatacactgctataaaaAATAGTTCTAAACAGAAAGCCGtttgattttatctttattattatttcttgaaatcggtatgcaagaaaaagattctttcagctctcgggtaactgtttaggcggtaactcggcagggagcctcgttaccacctaaacagttactctcgaggccggatattcccatctgcacctacaaccagtgaaagaatcttatattattaAACAATTTCGTTGTCAACACAATTCATTGTAAGATGATTTTTGACTATCCTTTGGCTAATTTATTTCtcgcatttttagctcgactattcaaagaatagtctatctattctactcaccctggcgtcggcgtcggcgtcggcgtcacaccttggttaagtttttgcatgcaagtacatacagctatcattttaaggcatatagctttaaaacttatttattctttttctaggtcaattaccaacctcactgggtcaagttccataactttaacatatattttgagcaaattatgcccccttttggacttagaaaattctggttaaagttttacatgcaagttactgtctcaaaaactaatgcagatattgaattgaaacttcacatgtgtcttcggggttataaaactagttgatagcaccaagtcccataactctgaccttcattttggccaaattatgcccccttttggacttagaaaattctggttaaagttttgcatgcaagtacatacagctattactaaaaggcatatagatttgaaacttattttttctttttctagatcaattacctacctcactgggtcaagtcccacaactctgacatgtattttgggcaaattatacccccttttggacttagaaaatcctggttaaagttttacatgcaagtaactatctccaaaactactacagatattaaattgaaacttcacatgtgtcttcggggttataaaactagttgatagcaccaagtcccataactctgaccttcattttggccaaattatgccccctttctggacttagaaaattctggttaaagttttacatgcaagttactatccccaaaactaatgcagatattgaactgaaacttaacatgtttcttcggggttataaaactagttgataacatcaagtcccataactctgatatgtattttggttaaattatgtcccctttcgaacttaaaactcttttgatatttaacattttgggtaataattttctgcttctgtgacaatatttcgaatagtcgagcttggctgtcttacggacagctcttgtttatggtGCGAGTTGAAGGTTTGACAGCTTTTGACAAACTAATTTAGTGATGTAATAAAATTATGGTTAACAGCAAAATTGTATGTTCATTGACTTTTACCATACCGAAGAATATTTctccggccactaatcgatagcggtcagattttctatatagaaataagaagggcatgtacacattttacttactaacaaaattactaaaaataagaaaccttaggtgcaaaaatattaccaaagttcaacatttgattcatcacaaagttttttttttttaaattaaattttatctttatttttgattcgttcttcgcatgaagtttgatgccatcatttcgtcattttttcccttctttttttccgtataaaatgtgcaaaaatctcatacatgcgtttcttcaaagcatttttttgtataaatccattgatatgaaagcttaagTGCAAGAACTTACCTTCTCTCATTGAATTTatgttttgaaagatatttatttcatttttgtgaaataaaaatttgattcggtctcagacggtttattttcactaatttcgaagaaaaactaacttcagcgcgaagttgttgttgtagcgtcataagcagacgatattatagtatgccgcgtgaacatgcggtattgtgatcaaaacgttaaagtaatgatttaatcatttaatgtaattttacttcgcgagtaattcattttgtgttaatatcacaaattaacaatataagaaatgcaattaaatattgcaattaatatttcggttctaaaaagaaagagacgCGCATTCTTTGTTGTCAAagagtatattttatttatagctctTGTTGTTgtctcaccttatttcatatacatttaaatatcagtgtcaattatgtcaattaaacattaaaagataaTAGCTTCCTAAAACTTGATCTAAAATGCAATCTGTcgtaaaaaataaatacagatttttgtatatttactaatatttttgaataattaaGTCGCTAAAAATGTCGTCGTGAtgaacttactttcataatttattgtacatgttaaaTTCAAgatgattttacataaaactaatttctatactgtaatcctattgtatatgcatcacgcataaatcctttttattggacctgtaataaaacttgccagttacctctaaataaggaacattaaaacaacacagacgtttataacactgataaggctataattgcgttttgaattacgggtattttttttttgtatttacaaggtataattatcatgcgattttaatctttcgcatattttttattttgcaagcagttttcatatatattggtggaatatgtgtacttatattaaaatgaataatgtctgcttgaatacggcaaaatacctgtaccacgctgattgccactatcttttttttttaattttacaaacttcctattttgccaatattttaagaattactgaattgatatacgtgtgatgttcaaccatttcagaataaaataattcaaaacctacacctgtgtaattataaattgtaaacagctgttttaaagggaaaaaaaaaaaaaaaaaataataacttacGTACgtttgtatttttgtgacataagaatggacgtggtagtggcagcaggtataattcatatcaatcagacaattttaaaatatattagtcaagtttatttgtattttgtgacttccctattggatatttgtctttgtgtttttttcttgtttttttgacaagaatgtgttatggccgtaaaagttataaaatcgtataaaacatggttcgatcttttcttttttgtgtggggtggggggtgggggggggggggggggggtactaggtcttttacacatattatacttaaagacagcgttatttaaaacaatgtaaaatcagatcatatttctttaatatatatgtcagattttatttttcaacgacagcgtattttatagatgggagacgccgtaaaaatatcaatgctagtgctatataaatataaaaggaagtgtctatgggtacgaacctccttttttctagagattaagggtcatttacatttcaaatttggttgaaaatgaaaaaataaataaataaataaataaataaaataattaaaatacttCATCGATATTtacctttaacttgaatctaaatggtttacagatagcaatgatcacccgatttgttacattgtttttcgaaaacatgttaaaatatacattcttcttatataagaatatgtatgaaaataattttatgggaatatatggtttttattgctgatagatatgttatattgatataaaaattaatttaattattataaaataacatgttaaaaatgctatggttcagaaaattacatattaaacattctttagataaaatgacttgttttatttctaatgaaaaatcccttttccatagtttgtaactccagtgacatttcaattaagcttgtttaattatcttatgaaaaacctcttttattacacttgatattgaaataaacatccaggtgacaatacccggaggcagtagatatagacatcgcaataccggtcacctgttaccaataccaaatagctgttgtctcccctgataacGATttataggttacactctaccaattcaagtccttatttatttcatattaataacaaaacattcagacctcattttcagcactttagagcatttcaatgatatgaaaaccatatatggtcatttagtataacatgtcttcttatcaaaaatagaaaaatattgacatgttatgttgaatataagaaaaataatctgttctgagaaacatcaccctctaaaaatgcccccatgaaaacagccgtttagcagttacgcgtaggtagacatttttcgcaaagaataaaacttattccaagaaatttacaatgaaaatggtctagatctattctcaatactataagcaataaacataagacaaaaatttaactgtcacctcctcatgtcactcattataccagatttcatccatagcatggaactacattttggactacttcacatgtaacactgagtagtcacttccggtttggtgtaatccgtccactgcaatatcggtcatgaggtcaattcttcctcatgtacATGCAATAGTGTATTTTAGCTAACATAGGTACCAACCAAAATTAAACTGTACGGtttaaacaattaacaaaatgtttgaactTACCAATTATCTTACAATAAAAGAATACGGCTAAGTTACTTAAATGCAAACATCCTAGTAGGCTGTAATTCCAAAGGTGTAAGTCACACAAAAATGTTATGTAAAATAGGATTATAGCTGTGCATTTGATCTTCCTTGTATAATTTCAACTTTACCAAAATTgatattaataatttattttttcatattgtatACGTTTCCaactgttttgaaaataattgaaattaattcCGACGTTCACCGTCATGTGTATTTAGCAGTCGGTTGCTTCTCAGAACTTGAATCGAAATATTCTGTACAAGTACTTGGGTTTTATGGTAGTACAGATAAATTCTGCAtacagtttttgttttatatattataattatatatatatattatttaagtgTTTACATTTTCTACATTGTATCATTTATAATGTTACAGCGGGAAGCTGCAGGTGTGGTTCCAATTGCAAGTGTGGTGCTGACTGCAAGTGTTCCGGATGTAAAGTTGTTTGCAAATGCGGGGGTATGTATATCATATAACCACATTTTTTAAGAGTTAAGACTGAAACGAAAAAGAATACTTCCTGGGTTGTCttcctttttatatacatttttatatacagtaaaatacacGAATATGACGATGTAACGCCTGTCTACTAGGCTACAATATTTGGTCTGCTATTTTACTTTCCTTCTGATGTACATGAATTAGTAATCTAAACATAACGTATAATATAAGACAGAGACGTGcttaaatgtatttaaacaaTCCGAGTGGTGATTGCACATTACGTGGGAATTCCCACGGGCgttgccctcgtgaaattattgatCGGGAAATATTACCTTGTCGTCgtgtttaaatttattaaaatgtatttctactttatatttttcttaaacTGGACAAGCTATAATACGGATTATCAATTCACGTGAACTATGTcatttttagataaatataacaTTGTTATACATGATAGATAAATATATAACGCTATTGTACGATTATTATATAGAATTAGTTGATATCAGTTTAGTTTTAATctataatttcaatttttagatTCGTGCGTATGCGGGAAAGGATGCACGGGACCAAGCACGTGCCACTGTGATAGTGGCTGTTCGTGTAAGTGATGGGAAGAAGTCACGCGGTTTGAGCGGTTCGTGCGAGCACATGCCATGAAATCACGTTGCCACTTGCCAAGATACTCCATGCACCGCTGTAAATCATCAGATCAGAGATGGCGGTTTCACAACTTTTATCAAAAGACTGTTGAAAGAGACACTTgtctcatttcatttcttaaaaccGCGTGACATTCGTTGAAATAATTTGACAGAgtacaaataaaatgaatttaataatattGTGTTCAGTTTTGTGTATACACATAGTCTTGTGCTAGTCATATGCTGCATCTTCTGatacttaccctgctaaatttctaaattaaacttgtccatctttcaatttgaacagtatcattaactgttaaaagggatgctaatcaaaaaagttactgactgaatggcgaacagtgcagaccatgatcagaatgcacaaatgtgcagtctgatcacgatctgcactggtcgcacaggcagaatcaatcgtgcccagctTGATAAGGGTCAATCCCTGTATACAGGTGTGTTTCAATGATCCATTTTAAATACCAATACCATGCCTTTGCGTTTGTGTCATTTTAGACAATGATGCACTGTTTAAACTAGAGAGTGTCATCACAAGATATCAAGAGAGTGACAAAGCCATTTTCTAGGGTTGCCACTTACTTTGAAAAGAcagggaaaaatatttttttcaaggtaAGTGAATTgacagggaaatcttgataatggtcattgaaaaaaatataattttagaaacgtcagggaaaaatgatattttataaaagGGTGGATTGGATGACTGTAGAGGAGGAGGCCAAAAATATGGTGGTATTGGccagtgaaaagtatggtttagtcagggGAAAgtcggggaatttttttctcAGCTAAGTGACAACCCTGTTTGCAATAGATGCACCGTACACAAAGACACACGTAAAAAGTACTGCAGTAAGGCCCTCTTCTAGTATATTGCACGTGTACAGGTCTCTGAGCAAAATGTACTGCAATAAGGCCCTCCCAAGTTTATTGCACGTGAACTGGTCTTGCGCAAAAAGTACTGCAGTAAGGCCCTCTGCATTTTTATTGCACGGGTACTGGAAATTGTTaactatataatataatgagtatacatGTGTATTTCTTTGTTATAGTGCAAgatcgaaatattttttttaccgaGTGAGCACCAGATGCATTTTTTTCTACGCGATaattggtgttcacgagtgacgAATTATAATgttttgcatgtaaaacaattttattattttatatctatCAATGGCTTTAAACTTTGTACATTGACatacagtgaaaataaaacttgattttttttctgtgtaattacCAGATACCTTTCAGCCTAACAATACACTGAAAACATTTAAGGTTGAAAAACATATCTATAACTTTGTTGCAACTAATATTTTCCTATTCCCAAATCATTTAGAAAACCTTACACTTGTTTACTCAAAATTCTTTCTAAAATTTAGCTCACCTGCATAAACGGTTTAAGATAAGCTAGAAGTTATATGTATATGTGGACATGGAAATAGGATGCGTTCTTTCGCCCGCCCGTCCATCCGTCACTAggtgcccggtccataactctgccatccatggtCGGATTTTGAAAAAAcgtggcataaatattccccataatgagacgacttgtcatgcgcaaggtCCAGGACCTTAGCTTccaggtcaaggtgacacttagaggtcaaaggttaacagggtctgtttcgtgttaATGTCCATAGAATTAATTGGCAAAAAgtgttcccaataatgagacgTTGTGCCATGCGCAAGACacagacccttagctccaagtCGACGTCATAGAAGTGAAAGGATAAcatagtctgtttcttgtctggtcaataactctgccattcatcgaGGGGTTTTTTTTCAAccacttagcacaaatgttcgcTATAATAAGTTTGTGTCTTGcacaagacccggacccctagctccagtgtcaaggtcacacttagaaggcAAAGttgaacatggtctgtttcttgtccggtctataactgtcgtttatcaagggattttaaaattactttgcacaaatgttccccataatgagttgaTGTATTGTATCAAGACCtagactcctagctccaaggtcagtCACCTTTAGAGAACATGTTTGGttctttgtaacttttttatacgTTGGTGTAtatttaacatttaccctgctaaatttctaaaatcgaTCGGTCAATCTTTAAATTTCTCAACATCTacttcacctaggaccttgaaacttaagGTATGTTGGTCTtcatgtgtacatgacccctgttgatttcgGAGTCgctgggttaaaggtcaaggccacagggacctgaacattgaaagtggtttccgctcaatatctggacaagtatttcactaaagaccttgaaacttcatacgtatgttggtcatgatgtgtacatgacccttactgatttcggggtcaaaggtcaaggttataggtatataaacattcaaaatggtgtttttcttactttgattttgttacaccaatgtatttctttaatttcattttctacctgtccatttctttttccccctttttccttcaatagtgcttattagtttgggggttatttattgtatgcctttattagaactttaactcattatcacctaattCGGACAACCCGGCCAAAACACTGtcaggcgttagctgcttgttTTATACTTATTAACTAAAAGGTAAACATATCCCTCTTGTATATGACTTGAGTCATAATAtccataaacatatatatgtatacagtatcATTACGGTGAAATAAAAGTACCCAGATTTTGTACGTCATGTCTAGCCCCAAAGCTTAAGTGGGTCCTtcgttttatcatattttattagaTTAAATTCTTCCTattttgtgcaatgataaatcaccatgttcactgaaaaaaaaaacaacataaattatCCCGTATCAGAGTGATAAGTATTTACATAATGATAATGTAGAAATTGTTTCCTTATACGTGCAAAATATACAGTTTTACTGCAAACCCGAAAATGTCTATCTTATTTTGATATGTTACAATTAATGGGCATAGCAATTGACGAAAAAATTAGCATCTcaataaattacaaataattaATAACACATCACAAGTGAAAAAGTCATTATTCCATCTCAAGTTGGAACAAAACGCTTTTTTGGAACTTTATTCTCTCAAATCTTTTAAGGCGTATATAGGTATTTTCAATGGACCGTATATAACAGGGAATGACAGCAGCCATAAGCCAGACGCAAAATCATCAGCCATTATTAagagaaaacaataaaattacaaaatgtattatcaTTTCGTTGGCACATGAGTTAGCGTCCGACCATATACGTCTGTCATACCCGCTgcaacttatttatcagtataaatgaaaactaggAAAAGGCCGCGACTTGATTTAAAGATTTCCTATGGCAATTGACAAGGcgagataatgtttaaaatgcacatactatacaaacagctaaacatgtatattgaaaataacctaatttcattTGCCCCTGCGAAAACTGCAAaggaacaaacaaaatacattaaacaaaatCCAGTGAAAGAACAATTATCACCAGCGATGGCTGCAAAGGGAAAAATTACTAACTATACACATAAGTTATTAGAGAGTACAAAAGTACCTTACTGATACCATAAAACAGTAAACACCAAATTAACATTCTGATAATAGAAAAGCAAACATACGACATCATGTACAATTGTTCAAATATGTACACATATTATACGAGATGCCGTCATATCAGTTAAGATGCATGCCGCAATCGAATCTGTATATTAAACAATACAGTTCAAGCCTCTACATGTTCTTAGGAAGAACAAATtcgattgtatatttctcaaacggaatacgagccgaccacaaaaaaaaaactacccAATTTTAACTAGGACAGAAGGAAACGTGTTTCCGTAGCCAATGTATAACACATTGAAATGCTCAGACAGACTaaacggtggggaaaccaagaatgcaacgtcataaaaaagcagcgcaaatgagctgaccacacacaaatttacgtcgattaaggtaagaaaagtcttgtaacttttttattactgcagctttcgcctcgggataaagagcaccgtacccggcctggagtatactattctgcgatagtgttccatattgtatgtatagcttggtttttgctcgaaaacgcgaacagttggcaaagagggtatgagctgtaccacacttttgtctaagaaagtgagttttgaccgtattttcgtgaaatgaggacagatttgacgctcatataatatcagtgactagcataatagtcaaccattgttttattttgcaatttacaaggatatctgacgatattttatgcaaaacaaacaacattattaaaatgagaacgtccacactgacgactttgttggagaacatccacactcctAATTACCATAGtgcagttatgcttcctaaaagctgtttcttaggcagtcaagctacgttgttcaacaacaaatgtcgtctatacatacaatcagcagttcaAACCATTTACCGCGAGGCTGtagaccagttaaaatagatctgccaAATCATATAGCAATGGCTGAGCTCATGTTAGGCTAACATTAATCTTTGTGTATAGTGTGGCATAAGGACACTGTGTTCAAATTGATTGCATCttaggaaaaacattattttaagataacaagacaaattcGCATAAAAATCCTgcacacaaagtttaaaagcaaataaaggattggaataattattgtattgttattttgtttataactatatccatcccaaagtgcataaaacacggatagttagtactttaactaaatattataactgtaagatattttaaatcttatttcagcaaatggaagtttccttcaaatatcaaatacaatccaaccttatacataaaagggcattatcacttaaggtgattatgcacatttgataaaccggcagaaaggcatacattgtattatcattacgtagactaaagcctgggttctgcatacggaaccgaaatttatttattgaatggcaatcccatgacaacaatattatatttctaaagataaaacatgatattaaaattgttcaaacattaaatagttctaaacagtgtctttaaatcagcttgaaatgcgctgatctcttaaaataaaggcaacgtctatagcctagtggtagagcgtccgcttcgggtgcgcgatgtcgtgggttcgatccttggccgcgtcataccaaagagcagaaaaagcacatgacactatcgatttacatttgccaaaagttgcaagtttattctGTAATTCGGAGTTTAATCCAATTTAAaatcagtgaagaaaaaaaaaatggatccgAACTTGTAGAACTTCCATAAGCATCATACGGGAAAGATTTTCATGTGACGCCTTAAACTTTCAtcagtatttatacacctttccaCACTCCTCACATCCTTGGTTTTCTCTCTCCGCTGTGACTGTCTAAGTGTTCCCGCAGAGCAGGTTTTCCGGCTGAAGCTTAGCCCCTAATATCGCActtcaatcaaatgctgatttattaaaataaatttcccataatttgaaatgtactgcaatgctattggacaaaaaataatttcaaacactaaatactgttaggccacaccaaattaatttcttggtcatcggattttttccaaaaaatttaggagcgagcgagc
The sequence above is a segment of the Mercenaria mercenaria strain notata chromosome 3, MADL_Memer_1, whole genome shotgun sequence genome. Coding sequences within it:
- the LOC123524364 gene encoding metallothionein 10-II-like, which codes for MGDPCNCAETGSCRCGSNCKCGADCKCSGCKVVCKCGDSCVCGKGCTGPSTCHCDSGCSCK